GGAACATAGGACtgagtgacataaaaaaaaaataataagaaaaataaaaaaaagttgacaaGGGCAAACCCCAGACAAGTACAGCtctgtggaggtagtttggttgtttgaaGTCGGGATAAGCTTCTTAATGTGCCAGTGTTGCACATCCAAACATTAAGTTCACGGtggattatgaaaataataaactgaTATATTTAGATACATTGGTGTCCCGGAATGATCATAGCTTTTAAAAAGTACTTCTATTTATAGAAAACAGACATTCCATTTTTTACagcagttgtcattgtaattttaattaaattccttaagtctctcttccacagggcctcTACTATATATCATCCACTTGTTTAGGTTTCCAAGAGATTTCACGTCTTTAAAACTATTTTCCTaaaaattgctacccatccaagcttcTTTTATAAAACAATTTATAACTTTCTTAACTGAAGTTTGTTCCTTTTTATGATGTTCACAAATTGGCTTTTTAATTTAGtaatccttttattcatgataagtctttTTATGCTCAACTAAAGGCTCTTACTCACTGGTACCTTCCGTCAGCCATACCCAAGAACCCATTAACCATTGGTTCTTTTATCATACATAAAGATAAGCTCAGCTCCCTGATGACCTCGTGTATTTGTAATATTGTCCCAAATGGGTGCTTCTCGGTGCATACCAAAAGCGAGAACTTATTGTTATTGGGGAGTTGGTTATAGAAAAGGTTAAACATTTCATAATTACCTCCAGAGCTACCCCACTTCGTCATTAGCAATAGCCGAGTCACTGTATATTGAGAAGCTTGTCCCGACTTTAAACAACCAAACTGCTCTTCAACACTGTACTTCTTTTGAGTTTGCCTTTCTATTTGTGTGATTATGTGTCACTCGGTTCTTGGTGCCCCTTCCGAAAGGTAGTGTTCCATGCATTTTATTTGTTAAATCTTAACGTTTTACTCTGTGAATTTCCCATTCTTAGTCTTTGTTAACATTATCATAgtccattattatttttgcagCTTTGAAACTTAGACTattgtaatgatggaaatcattcattaagcatttatgacagtactcatggaaattggtggactggaaaaccgaattggttttcatcttatcaagatgttaagttagccactcgaagttgagattgtctatgatcgagtgtatgtacgtaagtacgtaactgtaaccaagtgcgcagttgcaAAGCTGAAATTgctctgttcgagacgagtacggcaacgctgaggggaaacgaatgtatctccccttatattcatttgaaatgacgtatttctcccttgtaaaaggtatgcacttgtcgtagtttgtaatgtatatgttgccataacatttggtagtgtttctttatacttttactttgatataactaccaattgccaagaattgtaatggtactaTTACGTTAGTTGCACCATGTTGAGTGTGCATGGtgttgcaattgtaccatcaattaaatgtaggctaagatgtgaattagtcttccatatgtttataaaaatgtcagttctagagtaaattccacccatgttatgcatataaagtcaggGTAACTGCGATGTGTAGCAGTAAAGTTAGGCATGAGTAGCATAGCCTAAAGGCCTAACGactgcatgctctttggcacgagattgccatcctaaatgaactgtttgtattacaggggaccagtataggggtcctgtGTAAGAACCAGGATAGGGGCccagtgtaagaaccagtataggggcccagtgtaagaaccagtataggggtccaatgtaagaaccagtataagaatcggtgttggttctaactggCATTGAAGGAGTGCAGCTAGGAATAAGCTGCTATTACAATGTATCCACCTACtattaagaagaaatattaaaaataaacccgggagccagcctttccctcaacccttattacaacaatgaagatgCGACCGTCTCCGACGTAAAGTACCAGTTCCAGCTAAGGATAGGCCAAGAAgtatagtagcctaggcctatgaggtacctttatattagcctatggtttgcattgttatgtataggctagtctgagttaattgtcctaaaatgtatggtagcctccgaatgtttaAGTCAGGACAGTTGACACatcagtactgtatacatatgcagtatagtaaatacatTAGTCATAAGAATATCaacattaaaagatatttatatacatgacaCTATGTCCACGAAACGTCAGCTTTTATATGTATTAAACGCGTATGTAGTTCATGTCGTCTCCTGGTTGACAGCAGCGCTTTCCATATTCAAAtagacgtgtgtgtgtatatatatatatatatatatatatatatatatatatatatatatatatatatatatatatatatatatatatatatatttatctatatatatatatatatatatatgatatataatatattatatatatatacatatatatatatatatacacacatatatatgtatgtatatgtatgtatgtatgtatatgttgtattGAAGGGGAATTCTTAAATGTTTCTGGTTGGTAGCTTTAGGCTTTCATTTTTCAGAAACAACAGTATTTGCACTCGCCACTTACTTAAATGTCGGCTACCCACtacaatattaatttatattgcaGGTGGTAAATAAACTCGTGTTTCCTTAAAAtgcatttattattcttttgaatgTTTATAAAATTCCACCTTAACTTCTGGGTAATTGACCAAGTCTACCTTAAAAGGGCACTTGTGACTTAAACGCTTGCGGTGATTGAACTGAGTCTATTTCAAAAGGCACTTAAAACTTATATCCTTCGACACTTGGACTTAGATTCGTCCTTATAAGTCCACAAATCACCATGAGGCCGCAGGCAGATCGCCACACTCTCGACACTCCCCCTACTCTCTGCCTTGCCCTGCTGTCTGCCTTCCTCTGCCTGACTGCCTCATTCGATCGGTTTATATGGTCTTTTGGTTAGGTGCCTACTAACCATGCAAGTTCCTCACTTTTCGTCTAAAAGAGTTCACCTTTCCTATTTTATTCACGCTCTATTTTCACTGCATTTCGTTCAACGACTGATATGCTGTCATGGTTACATCTCGTAAGAGGTCGCTGTGTGAGGTCAAGACTTGCATTAGTTGTGTACTGTACTGCACTTGCTATTAACCTGATCTCAGTAAACTGGTTCAATCTGGTCTACGACCTTTGCACTTTTGTTCTTCGCTTAGTGCTATAGGCTCGACACGATAATCGATATCACTTGTTGACTCGCTAACGTCTCTCGAGACTTTCTTATTATTTATCAACTACTTACTATGTGCCTTCGTTCGTGCCTTTAAGATATTTCGAGTATTACTTTTAAAATGTCAATGACGAcagttcatttgtttcttttgctTTATTCTCAAGATGGTAAGTTCGGTTTGTTATGTAGCCCTgagacactgattttttttttaatgtcaacttTCGTGATTTATCTTTGTTAAGGCCAATAAAAATAAGCCCATATTCAGCAATGCTACAAATGGGAAACATTAAACATTTCCGTCTAGGTGTATGAAAAGTTTAGTCCTCCCAAATTACTGTCATACATTTTGAGCTAATGACATTTCTGACTGAAATAAATGAAGGCAGTGACTTACACCagtgaaattttaaattaatctGTTGGATACCATCAACTGAGGATCTATACAACATCAAAGCAATAAGGGTAACTATATAAATTATTGTAAATCCATTTCTTTTACCTAATACAATGAACTCCACTTCTTTGAAAACCCAGTTTATATTTTAGGTAGTGATTCAGAGTATAAGGTATAGAGGGAAATGGTAAATGATGTATAGTACTACAGGACTGTGATTAGTATACTAGGTAGTACTACACAACATAAACAAAGTAAGCATTTAAAATCAATTCCAGTTATTATATCAGTTATATTAATCAGCGACGACACTTAAATCTACAATCTCATGCTCCTGCAGCTGAGCATCTTTTAGTAAACGTTAGTCTAGTTTTGCACCACTCCAAAAGGAGTCCAGCTATTAAAACTGCTTATCTAAGGATTTTCACTGGTCCCCTTTATTATAGGATTCAGTCGTCCAGTCTTCCCTTTTACTTTTCTATTTGTTCATGATCTCCTGAACTAGCAATGGAGTGCTAGTTAGTCTTAAGTTATTACACTGAAGCAGAAACCAGGCTAATGGCGACAGTTGCAGCCTGATAAAGTCTGTTGTTTCCTTGCACTTTGCTAGAGATGCTTTGACTGAATTCTATTTTGACTTATTTCCGTGACGTCATTAGCTTAGCATAAAGTATTTtcgacgaagaaaaataaaggatttaataaaatttatttctataaataagcaggatatgttttataaattttcataatgaaacataaaaaggcaaagtgaagatttttattcctcagtgccgtggcTGTGGTCGGAAAACCCaaggagggttgccagatgtcaccataaagtcacactagtagacgaaattcctcaaaacggcaaccctgctcTCTTTATACCTATGCGTGTGTATTTCCATCTGTTCTTGTGCGTTTGTGCCCTTCCTTTTGAAATTTGCCCAGTATATTCCCATAAATTCAAACACCTCGTCGTGGATTCTGTAACGATGTTAACTGTTCTTCTTTTTCAATCAGCCAACGTTAAAGGAAAATTTGagctcgaaaaaaaaaagaatcagggGAAAACTCAACTGAAGAGATGGATTGATACTTTGCCTTATGAATTTtggatttaagaaaaataataccaTGTCTCATCTCACCCAAAcaccttaaaaagaaaaactacttcATAAGAACGGCATCAATGTTGTTCAGTATCTCTGTATCCTCTTAGTCTGAGGCCCTTAGGATCAAAGGGTGACTGGGTGTGAATCGTGGCGTCCAGCATCTCACCCATGGATTCTATCGTCCAGGTCCCAGTTTCCAGAAAGTCTTTAGTTATATATGTTCCATCTGCTTTCTGGACATAACCATGGCCAATAGACCGCTGGATTGAGAAAGCATACTCTGCTCTCCGGATGAATCCAACAGGTTTCCCGTCCCGCCAGATCCCCTCTAGTCCAAAAAGAGGTCTGGAAGACTGATTTAAGGTGAAGGTCGCTAGTTTCTTCGTAATACCAACTGACTTTTGAGCTTCTATGGCCTTACGGCCTAAAAATCCGGTGTCGGTCCTGAGTTTGCACACGAAACCGAGACCTGCTTCTAGTGGAGTGTCGTCTAGGCGTACGTCTGCATGCCAGTGACGGTATCCCTGAAAGGTCAAAATTGATCATCTTATAGTGATGACTTGATAAGAATAAACTTATATATCCGAGATGTAAAAATTGATTGAAAATGTCTAGCTTACCTTTTCGCAGGATAGGGACTCTAAAGCTCGGTAACCAGCATTCACAAGGCCAAAGGCTTCACCGGCATTCATCAACGCTTTATATACTGGAATGGCTGACGAGTTTGGCATATGCAGTTCCCAACCTGTAATGGAATGTGCGAGACAAGGGGCCATTAAGGATGCAATAAGTGTTCTTGTCATATATTGATAGTAATATCcattgataaaaaaatgaactTGTTCTGTTTATTTGTACCAAGTGCGAATGCGCACTTCTAGATGATCTGCGGATCTAATCATTCTTACCCATTTCTCCGACGAATGAAAGCCTCAAAGCGCGAACCGCATGGCCGGCGACTTTTATAACTTTGTGTGTGGAAATAGGAAAAGCATCATTGCTAAGTTCAGCATCAGAGActttcttcaaaatatctctgcTATTGGGGCCCTGAACAGACAACAGAGCCATGTCATTAGTCCTGTTCAGGACCTGCACATTCCAATTATGTGTTCTGATTTCCTTCATGATGTGCGAAAGATTCTGGATCGCTGCGGGACCCCCAGCTGTCAAGTAGAAACCTTTGCCTTTGAAAAGGGGATCAGAAACAAAGGTGTCATCGTCACTGCAGACGCTCTGTCGACAGAATTGTTTACATGAACTGATGTCTGCCCAAATTGTTTTCTGAATTCTGACTTGGGTTCAAGGTATAATAGATTTAACATCAAGAAAAGCAGCCAATGGTATTTCCATGATCCCTTCCAAAGCACTTTATAATGATGACTAACTTTCAGTCAAAACAGCTcacttttttaatgtaaaatcttTAGCTACCTTGTATGTCACGCTGTAATAGACTGTAAACAAAAGGGATGTTAATACGAAGCACAAACTCTCACCACTATTAAGTCTGCCTCCACTCCTCCATGCTGATTGAGCATACAAGTGTAAACTGCAATTCCTGGTTTCCTGTCCACATTAGCGCTAAAAATCCAGTCAGCAGCCAGCTGGGCATCAGGACCAATCAGGTAAAATTTGCCAAAGTGGGACAAGTCAAAAATAGCCGCAGCATTTCGACAGGAGAGACATTCCTTCTGCAGCTGTGGTGATAAGTTGATGATGGGTAGAACCCCATTGAGCAATGACGGTCATCTTTTGGGTAAACCTTGAAGCTTTGAGCTTTTTAATACGTGTATAAGAACATAGATGCAGTGCTAGTATGAGCACTATCAACATTCATACGTCAGAGTACCAAGATACAATTAAAAGTGTATTGAAAATTCTAATGCataacatttattcattcagcTTCAGATGGGTCTTTAGTTACAAACGTGTTTTTCATCTTTGATAAAAGATATCAAGACAATTTAATTTCGGTAACAATAAACGAAGATCTTTATTTATCCTTCAAAGAAACTATTATagacgaaacaaaacaaaaaaagaaaaatcagtatatTCAACTGCATTTTCTCCGTGTACAGTATTTAGCAAAGACATGAAGAAGATTACTCAGTGAAAATGATAGTCGTAAATAAGAACACAGTATAAACAGAAGTAAGGACAACTActtcatatcaaaatatattcCGAGAGAGAGTCCACCCTGAAGTAAAACGTCATAAACTCACTTTGGCAACAACTGGAAGTGGAGAACGAATCTTTAGCAGATGCTGGATAATCATTTAAAACATTGGATATGACTACCtataagtcgttgacttgtattcaacctatttctggtgtgtgtgtgtgtgtgataagttaCCAACTTGTGTTTGTTATATGCTTTACTGCAGTGTGAAAGCATCATTTTAAGGTCTACCTAACCTAGGGAACGGCTTTCCTTTTGCTCACTCACCAGGTCATGATGTTTAGGGAAATCAAAGGTATAATCTAACTTCAGGGCACTGTAGTATCGTTGGTCTGAGTTAAGAGGAGTGCCATATGCCCCGTACCAGTCGTAAGGTTGCACTGGAGTAGGACAGTGGTTGAACCATCCAGGGCGCTCCCATCCCTGGCGCTCCTGGAATACACTGCCATGTTCTTCCAGTATCTGAgataacgaaaaaaattaaaaagcaagaGTGTACAATAGCTTTCCGAAACATGGCAATAATTCAGTTGTGCAAATAGTGTCATGTGATCTCTATGAAATGGGTGCTTGGTAAGGCATTCATCAAATATATTATCTTGCTGGAATAGTATTTCATTATGCAATCATCAATGTGTTCTTTTTTAATCGAGTATGGAGCTCATGCTATTTTCTCCAAACATTCGGAATTAAAACTAACGAATTCGGAAGGTCGTAGATACAAATTCATTTTGCATACGTGGGATTCTGAAACTACTGAAAACATGCATAGTTAGACACCACATtcgttttttacttttcttcattaTGTAGAAGCCAGCAAAAGATCATTGGGAAAAAAATCGTACCTTATGTAAAGGTGAAAGTCTCTGTCCCCTTCCTGCCAAAGGTTCGTCGCGCACATAGTGGATGGAATACCTCTTAGAGTAGGACTCGTGTGACTTTTCAGTCACCCATGATTTGTTACGATGCAGCGGGGCATAAAGCCTGAAAGAGAGCCGGACTGGTAGATGCAGCAAATTCCGTAGCAGTATCAGCTAGTCAGTATTGGCTAAAAAGTAGGCCTTCGGTG
The sequence above is a segment of the Macrobrachium nipponense isolate FS-2020 chromosome 2, ASM1510439v2, whole genome shotgun sequence genome. Coding sequences within it:
- the LOC135220766 gene encoding sarcosine dehydrogenase, mitochondrial-like; the encoded protein is MLRIAPLQIEGWHSVWRPAAASVGRHPPPNFSVRSTSSAASVSVPSAADTVVIGGGVAGCSTLYHLAKLGITNNVLLEAHKLTAGTTWHTAGMLWELRNSDIDTELIRTTRNLVMRLESETGVNPGWINNGGLMTAESKDSLAEYKRLITLGRALGIEAHLLDPEETKKLYPLMNVSDLVGSLFTPRDGNIDPAGYCQAMTRSARQSGAKVIEDCPVTDIKTRETLLGGKRVTEVHTPYGIIKTNVVVNATGGWSNHIANMVGVELPLMVLEHSYVITERIPGIENMPNVRDTASSAYLKLQGDALALGVFEANPTIVDKLDNHSPFKLYDLNWDTYIPVLRDCSNRVPALLSTGIKSTISGPETFTPDHKPIMGEDPNVEGFYHCSAFNSSGMMLSGGCGHQMAHWIVHGRPELDMFSYDIRRLYAPLHRNKSWVTEKSHESYSKRYSIHYVRDEPLAGRGQRLSPLHKILEEHGSVFQERQGWERPGWFNHCPTPVQPYDWYGAYGTPLNSDQRYYSALKLDYTFDFPKHHDLLQKECLSCRNAAAIFDLSHFGKFYLIGPDAQLAADWIFSANVDRKPGIAVYTCMLNQHGGVEADLIVSVCSDDDTFVSDPLFKGKGFYLTAGGPAAIQNLSHIMKEIRTHNWNVQVLNRTNDMALLSVQGPNSRDILKKVSDAELSNDAFPISTHKVIKVAGHAVRALRLSFVGEMGWELHMPNSSAIPVYKALMNAGEAFGLVNAGYRALESLSCEKGYRHWHADVRLDDTPLEAGLGFVCKLRTDTGFLGRKAIEAQKSVGITKKLATFTLNQSSRPLFGLEGIWRDGKPVGFIRRAEYAFSIQRSIGHGYVQKADGTYITKDFLETGTWTIESMGEMLDATIHTQSPFDPKGLRLRGYRDTEQH